Proteins encoded by one window of Candidatus Zixiibacteriota bacterium:
- a CDS encoding terminase family protein, whose translation MNALATDCESIDWRRALEDPAYFAQAVLGVTLHAGQRQWLENALARENVLVTGNRWGKSFVSAVKLLRHALFRIRGSLAFDGSGRYRAVAASITQDQANLLFNQVVRLARQSPVLRPRIASLVRSPYPMLTLGNGAVIEARSTQNRGEYLLGNDYDLFVFDEVAFEADPEYVVEEVLLMRLADREGMLDLVSTPNGKNWFYRRVRELAQGARPGYFQSGDSRANPYISRAFLDERVRHFTARRLAQNIEGQFVDSGGEVIRGSDIDAALAGISGSEEAGGAASGEIRYLSGWDLARKRTATVGITVAAADGPARVVALERLKETDWATVIARIRARQEQYPGQLVIDATGLGDPIVEALREYRPTAVIFTGPRKAELLTNVELFHARRRIVYERWELPDGPGRTWSLEDELRRARWDDNCECDSLMALALALWPLRTRPAPVIAPRLGRA comes from the coding sequence ATGAACGCGCTTGCGACCGACTGTGAGAGCATCGACTGGCGGCGCGCGCTCGAGGATCCGGCGTACTTCGCGCAGGCCGTGCTCGGCGTGACGCTCCACGCCGGACAGCGGCAGTGGCTGGAGAACGCGCTGGCCCGGGAGAACGTGCTGGTGACCGGCAACCGGTGGGGAAAGTCATTCGTCTCGGCCGTGAAACTCCTCCGCCACGCCCTGTTCCGGATTCGCGGCTCGCTGGCGTTTGACGGGTCGGGGCGGTACCGCGCGGTCGCGGCGTCGATCACGCAGGACCAGGCCAACCTCCTGTTCAACCAGGTGGTCCGACTGGCCCGCCAGTCCCCCGTGCTGCGCCCCCGGATCGCCTCGCTCGTCCGCTCCCCCTACCCCATGCTGACCCTCGGCAACGGCGCGGTAATCGAGGCCCGGTCCACCCAGAACCGGGGCGAGTACCTGCTCGGGAACGACTACGACCTGTTTGTCTTTGATGAAGTGGCGTTCGAGGCGGACCCTGAGTATGTTGTCGAGGAGGTACTCCTCATGCGCCTGGCCGACCGGGAGGGGATGCTCGATCTGGTCTCGACGCCCAATGGGAAGAACTGGTTCTACCGGCGGGTGAGGGAGCTGGCACAGGGGGCGCGGCCGGGGTATTTCCAGTCCGGCGACAGTCGCGCCAATCCCTACATCTCCCGAGCTTTCCTCGACGAGCGGGTGCGGCATTTCACCGCGCGGCGGCTCGCGCAGAATATCGAAGGTCAGTTTGTCGACAGCGGCGGCGAGGTGATCCGCGGAAGCGATATCGATGCCGCGCTGGCCGGAATCTCCGGGTCGGAGGAGGCCGGCGGGGCGGCCTCCGGGGAGATCCGCTATCTCTCCGGGTGGGATCTCGCGCGCAAGCGGACGGCGACGGTCGGGATCACGGTCGCGGCGGCGGACGGTCCGGCCCGGGTGGTCGCCCTCGAGCGGCTGAAGGAGACGGACTGGGCGACGGTGATCGCGAGAATCAGGGCGCGCCAGGAGCAGTACCCCGGCCAACTGGTGATCGACGCCACCGGGCTGGGGGATCCGATCGTCGAGGCCCTGCGCGAGTACCGTCCGACCGCGGTGATCTTCACCGGCCCGCGCAAAGCGGAACTGCTCACCAACGTCGAGCTGTTTCACGCCCGGCGGCGGATCGTGTACGAACGGTGGGAGCTGCCCGACGGTCCGGGGCGGACGTGGTCGCTGGAGGATGAACTGCGGAGGGCGCGCTGGGACGACAACTGCGAGTGCGACAGCCTCATGGCGCTGGCCCTGGCATTGTGGCCGCTCCGCACGCGCCCGGCCCCGGTGATCGCCCCGCGCCTCGGGCGGGCGTGA
- a CDS encoding T9SS type A sorting domain-containing protein has protein sequence MHALTHTCIMRGFFAGFLLAASAAGPAFSEVMSETSDHVTFALGDGLAYVTGTVSDSAAQVATVSLGIGFDSLFEQLNGAITEIHVKVLYDTTRMSFLAAEADPGWYAYFDAQESPHGVVQMQMTLDTTSPLHTASAGTREYGRLRFIHECWPQDSLPGGVNFSRNGMDNSVTVNGIIYSPGSEGWDDGSVDRMPDSAYHITLEIADTAVTGEVGEEFVLTEYATTDFRLSLVWQAYTFDTAKLEFRGFEMPPYFGGTVTLRSDTIVITALNFSGVDEGHHFPLVHLTLAPRCPLGNTSTVLNAVPGWLTVWVSECSGSIDPAAVSDPSVTIAMADTAAYRARYLGEPVTMQDDGQLLKFGVLMRSTFAAGMGSQSDTGLTMNIDWTPNLDFAGIDHYAPAVKFLDLSQGDLTAVYQTWDAARANYLPGGGDFDSLVTLKVRFDTAGFTPSWNNRYLRPKFIHDFGIGHGRTVVPDTVGCLRADSVNGILDAWSGGAFDSVEVLMGQLLAGGGSSSTACGEVDFYVRGTCAIDSFSVRITVPTWACIYGIIDRMTGVIPTFVNYHTYDIQTNSLFAGVGPTGDPVKVCRLRIGLKSPCLRGKPYGIGISVTNGKVWDYAAGGPMYAATNGSTITLKCSSTGTGCSSCGSGNVDDDIPDDPNAKVEPTAPSTFALHQNFPNPFNPATTIQFDLPVAAEWRIEIFNTLGQLIREFHGASAPGSVTVEWDASAYASGVYLYRATAADFVETRKMLLLK, from the coding sequence ATGCATGCATTGACGCACACGTGCATTATGAGAGGGTTTTTCGCCGGCTTCCTGCTGGCCGCGTCGGCGGCCGGGCCGGCGTTCTCCGAGGTCATGTCCGAAACGTCGGACCATGTGACCTTTGCCCTCGGCGACGGCCTCGCCTACGTGACGGGTACGGTGAGCGACTCGGCGGCCCAGGTCGCAACGGTATCGTTGGGCATCGGTTTTGACTCCCTCTTCGAGCAGCTCAACGGCGCCATCACCGAGATCCACGTAAAAGTGCTGTACGACACCACGCGGATGAGCTTTCTGGCAGCGGAGGCCGACCCCGGCTGGTACGCCTACTTCGATGCTCAGGAAAGCCCGCATGGAGTCGTGCAGATGCAGATGACGCTGGACACAACGAGCCCGCTGCATACGGCCTCGGCCGGCACGCGCGAGTATGGCCGCCTGAGGTTCATCCACGAGTGCTGGCCCCAGGATTCGCTGCCCGGCGGCGTGAACTTCTCTCGCAACGGGATGGACAACTCGGTGACTGTCAACGGCATTATCTACTCGCCCGGAAGCGAGGGGTGGGACGACGGCTCGGTCGACCGGATGCCCGACTCGGCATACCATATCACGCTGGAAATCGCCGATACCGCGGTGACGGGTGAGGTCGGCGAGGAGTTTGTACTCACCGAGTACGCGACCACCGACTTTCGCCTCAGCCTCGTCTGGCAGGCGTACACGTTCGACACCGCCAAGCTGGAATTCCGGGGGTTTGAGATGCCGCCCTACTTCGGCGGCACCGTCACGCTGCGGAGCGATACGATCGTCATCACCGCGCTGAATTTCAGCGGCGTGGATGAGGGCCACCACTTCCCGCTCGTTCACCTCACGCTGGCGCCGAGGTGTCCGCTCGGCAACACCTCGACGGTGCTGAACGCCGTACCCGGCTGGCTCACGGTGTGGGTCAGCGAGTGCTCCGGTTCGATCGATCCGGCGGCTGTGAGCGACCCGTCGGTCACGATTGCGATGGCCGACACGGCCGCCTACCGGGCGCGCTACCTGGGCGAGCCGGTGACGATGCAGGACGACGGGCAGCTGCTGAAATTCGGCGTGCTCATGCGCAGCACCTTCGCCGCGGGCATGGGGTCGCAATCCGACACCGGCCTGACCATGAACATCGATTGGACACCCAACCTCGACTTCGCGGGGATCGACCACTATGCGCCCGCGGTGAAGTTCCTCGATCTGAGCCAGGGCGACCTGACGGCGGTCTACCAGACCTGGGACGCCGCGCGCGCCAACTACCTGCCGGGCGGCGGCGACTTCGACAGTCTGGTCACGCTCAAGGTGCGGTTCGACACGGCCGGATTCACGCCCAGCTGGAACAACCGCTACCTCCGTCCGAAATTTATCCACGATTTCGGCATCGGCCACGGCCGAACGGTCGTCCCCGACACGGTCGGGTGCCTCCGGGCGGATTCCGTCAACGGCATCCTGGACGCCTGGTCGGGCGGGGCGTTTGACTCGGTGGAGGTTCTCATGGGCCAACTCCTCGCCGGCGGCGGCAGTTCTTCCACGGCCTGCGGCGAGGTGGACTTCTACGTTCGCGGGACCTGCGCCATCGATTCCTTCTCCGTGCGCATCACGGTGCCCACCTGGGCGTGCATCTACGGGATCATCGACCGGATGACCGGGGTCATTCCCACTTTCGTCAACTACCACACTTACGACATCCAGACCAATTCCCTGTTCGCGGGCGTCGGGCCGACGGGCGATCCCGTGAAAGTCTGCCGGCTCCGCATCGGGCTGAAATCTCCCTGCCTTCGCGGAAAACCCTACGGCATCGGGATCTCGGTCACGAACGGCAAGGTGTGGGACTACGCGGCCGGCGGTCCGATGTACGCCGCCACGAACGGCTCCACCATCACTCTGAAGTGCAGCTCCACCGGAACCGGCTGCTCGTCGTGCGGAAGCGGGAATGTGGATGACGACATTCCGGATGACCCCAACGCGAAGGTCGAGCCCACGGCCCCCTCGACCTTCGCCCTGCACCAGAACTTCCCGAACCCGTTCAACCCGGCGACGACCATTCAGTTCGATCTGCCCGTCGCCGCCGAGTGGCGGATCGAGATCTTCAACACGCTGGGCCAGCTCATCAGGGAATTCCACGGCGCCTCGGCGCCCGGATCGGTGACGGTCGAGTGGGACGCCTCGGCGTATGCGTCAGGCGTCTACCTCTACCGCGCCACGGCGGCCGATTTCGTGGAGACCAGGAAGATGCTGCTTCTGAAGTGA
- a CDS encoding carbohydrate binding family 9 domain-containing protein — protein MNVRAVNRGLLVSLSAAVLLGLAPQARGSTAMLPASDFTPVYRPSITLRPAAGRIEVDGDLGDEGWRNAARTDRFVERSPGDMTPPAVRTEVLVTYDKANLYVGFICDDDPRALRATMTRRDAYSGDDCAIVLIDTYGNAASAYEFFVNPYGVQKDILWTPTVGEDASFDLVWRSAAQVTPEGYRVEIAIPFSGLRFPQGAEQSWRVDFWRNRPRASSFQYSWAAYNRSEQCWPCQWGTVEGIADVAPGKGVELLATAVANQSGQIVAAEGYPFDNEKVEGEMSLAGKYAVTSGMTVEATWNPDFSQIESDAAQIDINSTIDLLYPERRPFFQEGADIFQTLFNSFSSRTIWDPRYAAKLTGRAGRWRLGFLSARDENSPYTVPLEESGGSLRAGASTVNVLRGSLSFGQDSRGGFILTDRRYDWGGYGTVASLDADIRLSRNYSWVGQVVASYTGEPDRPELFGQPERFEGMTFDNGKHTVLTDGESFSGNALITQFRRQGRHLNFRLNYDQVDPTYRTQTGYDPWNDYRNAFVNAYYLFYGEGRLIERLAPNIYVDRRWNYDGRIKWTHGTAGLEANFRFWQSYASLTYTAGDENWGGVQFDGLYAVRIGAGGVISNALAFNGDLSFGRDVAVRQSATGNQVTGGIEVDLKPLDRLMIEPSYTFTRSRHVATDELLYEQHITRTRVQFQATRELSLRLVVQYNDGSERWDIDPLLSYQLSPFSVFYVGTTYDYQNLAAGTDEPDQWRMSSRRFFLKLQYLFQT, from the coding sequence ATGAATGTGCGCGCAGTGAACCGGGGTTTGCTTGTGTCTCTGTCGGCGGCTGTTTTGCTCGGGCTTGCGCCCCAGGCTCGCGGTTCGACCGCGATGCTGCCGGCCTCGGATTTCACGCCGGTGTACCGGCCGTCGATCACGCTGCGCCCGGCGGCTGGGAGGATCGAGGTCGACGGGGACCTGGGCGACGAGGGGTGGAGAAACGCGGCGCGCACCGACCGTTTCGTCGAGCGCTCGCCCGGGGACATGACGCCGCCGGCGGTGCGCACGGAGGTGCTCGTCACCTACGACAAGGCCAATCTCTATGTCGGGTTCATCTGCGATGATGATCCCCGGGCGCTCCGGGCCACGATGACCCGGCGCGACGCATACAGCGGCGACGACTGCGCGATCGTGCTGATCGACACGTACGGCAACGCCGCCTCGGCCTATGAATTCTTCGTCAATCCCTATGGTGTGCAGAAGGACATCCTCTGGACGCCGACGGTCGGCGAGGACGCGAGTTTCGACCTGGTGTGGCGGTCGGCGGCGCAGGTCACCCCGGAGGGTTACCGGGTGGAGATCGCGATCCCATTTTCCGGGCTGCGCTTTCCCCAGGGGGCCGAGCAGTCGTGGCGGGTGGACTTCTGGCGCAACCGCCCGCGTGCGTCGTCCTTCCAGTACTCCTGGGCGGCCTACAACCGGAGCGAGCAGTGCTGGCCCTGCCAGTGGGGGACGGTTGAGGGGATCGCCGACGTGGCGCCCGGGAAGGGAGTCGAATTGCTCGCCACCGCGGTGGCCAACCAGTCGGGACAGATCGTCGCCGCCGAGGGGTACCCGTTCGACAACGAGAAGGTCGAGGGGGAGATGTCGCTGGCCGGGAAGTACGCGGTGACCTCCGGGATGACGGTGGAGGCGACCTGGAATCCGGATTTCAGTCAGATCGAGTCGGACGCCGCCCAGATCGACATCAATTCGACCATCGACTTGCTCTATCCCGAGCGGCGGCCATTTTTCCAGGAGGGGGCGGACATTTTCCAGACGCTCTTCAACTCGTTTTCCTCGCGCACGATCTGGGATCCCCGGTACGCGGCGAAACTCACCGGCCGGGCCGGGCGGTGGCGGCTCGGATTTCTCAGCGCCCGGGATGAGAACTCGCCCTACACCGTGCCGCTGGAAGAGAGCGGGGGGAGCCTCCGCGCCGGCGCCAGCACCGTCAACGTCCTGCGCGGCTCGCTCTCGTTCGGGCAGGACTCGCGCGGCGGTTTCATCCTCACCGACCGCCGCTACGACTGGGGGGGGTACGGGACGGTGGCGAGCCTCGATGCGGACATCCGGCTCTCCCGCAACTACAGCTGGGTCGGGCAGGTGGTCGCCAGCTACACCGGCGAACCCGACCGGCCCGAATTGTTCGGGCAGCCCGAGCGCTTCGAGGGCATGACTTTCGACAACGGCAAACACACGGTGCTCACCGACGGCGAGTCGTTCTCCGGCAACGCCCTCATCACCCAGTTCCGCCGCCAGGGGCGGCACCTCAATTTCCGTCTCAACTACGACCAGGTGGATCCGACCTATCGGACCCAGACCGGCTACGATCCCTGGAACGACTACCGGAACGCGTTCGTCAACGCGTACTACCTTTTCTACGGCGAGGGCCGTCTGATTGAGCGCCTGGCGCCGAATATCTATGTCGACCGGCGCTGGAACTACGACGGCAGGATCAAATGGACGCACGGCACGGCCGGGCTGGAGGCGAATTTCCGCTTCTGGCAGAGTTATGCCTCGCTCACTTACACGGCCGGTGACGAGAATTGGGGGGGCGTGCAGTTCGACGGTCTCTACGCCGTGCGGATCGGCGCCGGCGGCGTGATCAGCAATGCGCTCGCGTTCAACGGCGACCTGTCGTTCGGCCGCGACGTGGCCGTACGGCAGTCGGCCACAGGAAATCAAGTGACCGGGGGGATCGAGGTCGACCTCAAGCCGCTCGACCGGCTGATGATCGAACCGAGCTACACCTTCACCCGCAGCCGCCACGTCGCCACCGACGAACTCCTGTACGAGCAGCACATCACCCGGACCCGCGTCCAGTTCCAGGCCACCCGGGAGCTGTCGCTGCGGCTGGTGGTACAGTACAACGACGGGTCGGAGCGGTGGGATATCGACCCGCTTCTCTCCTACCAGCTCAGCCCGTTTTCCGTCTTCTATGTCGGGACGACCTACGACTACCAGAATCTCGCGGCCGGGACTGATGAACCGGACCAGTGGCGGATGTCGTCGCGGCGGTTTTTCCTGAAACTGCAATACCTCTTCCAAACATGA
- a CDS encoding PEP-CTERM sorting domain-containing protein — MRILVLVLCIGFCLATPASAFNFHYYDFGDSPFDENNNWSPINYPGGIGNLPSPGTLGEGGEEFDLEGLKVAVDQDYVYIALTNSFGYSAYSTGWGRNYNLGDLFIGTNGGGYQYAIDLVNGGSNGLYRVTGRTGIPNIPGSYYGTPIAPLAGDYRMTSGTYLGQVNTMLSFWDDYELNHLMPGDGDTYVWEFRFARSLLGDFQSLDFHVTLGCGNDLMEKSVAMVPEPATVLLLGLGLSGVMLRRLRRRDA; from the coding sequence ATGCGGATCCTTGTTCTTGTGCTGTGCATTGGCTTTTGTCTGGCGACTCCCGCCTCGGCCTTCAATTTTCACTACTATGATTTTGGCGACTCGCCGTTCGACGAGAACAACAACTGGTCGCCGATCAATTACCCCGGCGGAATAGGCAACCTGCCGTCGCCCGGTACCCTCGGCGAGGGGGGCGAGGAGTTCGACCTCGAGGGTTTGAAAGTAGCGGTGGATCAGGACTATGTGTACATCGCCCTGACCAACTCGTTCGGTTACTCCGCCTATTCGACCGGCTGGGGCCGCAACTACAACCTGGGCGACCTGTTCATCGGCACCAATGGCGGCGGTTACCAGTATGCCATTGATCTGGTCAACGGCGGCTCGAACGGCCTGTATCGAGTAACCGGCCGCACCGGTATCCCGAATATCCCCGGTTCGTACTACGGCACGCCCATCGCCCCCTTGGCCGGCGACTACCGGATGACCAGCGGCACTTACCTCGGCCAGGTGAATACGATGCTCAGTTTCTGGGATGACTACGAGCTCAATCATCTGATGCCGGGTGACGGCGACACGTACGTGTGGGAGTTCAGGTTTGCCCGTTCGCTGCTCGGGGATTTCCAGTCGCTCGATTTTCACGTCACTCTGGGTTGCGGCAATGACCTGATGGAGAAGTCGGTGGCGATGGTTCCGGAGCCGGCGACCGTTCTCCTTCTGGGACTGGGGCTGTCGGGGGTGATGCTCCGCCGCCTGCGTCGCCGCGACGCATGA
- a CDS encoding PD-(D/E)XK nuclease family protein, with translation MSMLTTFSHSALQTFAQCRRKFQFRYLERPEIPKRISAEAYLGTAVHTVLQALYERGADGVELSLEAALEIYERAWREVDRALLAVVTEHMGIDDYIRIGREILARHHERYRPFRPGALLGAELHLHFTLPGTPYRLSARIDRLWRRDDGTVEICDYKTGKNLSRPHDPDYFHQMGLYQLAVMANYPQYRDIEAAQYCLRMDEVVAHRFRPDDLELLVENIRQQILAIHEADRLSQFPTRESSLCNWCEYAALCPAKRHKLLIEAGEADRDGALRRAYAKATEYIARYAAVKELEAEMAALRADLVRLAGELQMTKFSGEGGEVAVGITEEEKFVTKTDSSTDFASLTALARDAGLIEYFKLDSAALMKDGYAKGLLPAALSAELKKFIRRKQTVTLRVKLARAGEDPDAPSGSL, from the coding sequence GTGTCCATGCTCACGACCTTCAGCCACAGCGCGCTCCAGACTTTTGCGCAGTGCCGGCGCAAATTTCAGTTCCGGTACCTCGAGCGGCCGGAAATCCCGAAACGGATCTCCGCCGAAGCGTACCTGGGAACCGCCGTCCACACCGTCCTCCAGGCGCTCTACGAGCGCGGCGCCGACGGCGTGGAGCTGTCGCTCGAGGCCGCCCTCGAGATCTACGAGCGGGCCTGGCGCGAGGTCGACCGCGCTCTCCTGGCGGTTGTGACCGAGCACATGGGCATCGACGATTACATCCGCATCGGCCGTGAAATCCTCGCCCGCCACCACGAGCGCTACCGGCCGTTCCGGCCCGGCGCCCTGCTGGGCGCGGAGCTCCACCTCCACTTCACCCTCCCCGGCACGCCCTACCGGCTGAGCGCCCGCATCGACCGGTTGTGGCGGCGGGACGACGGCACGGTGGAGATCTGCGACTACAAGACCGGCAAGAACCTTTCCCGCCCGCACGACCCGGATTATTTCCACCAGATGGGCCTCTACCAGTTGGCGGTGATGGCGAACTACCCGCAGTACCGCGACATCGAGGCGGCCCAGTACTGCCTGCGCATGGACGAGGTCGTCGCCCACCGGTTCCGCCCCGATGATCTCGAACTGCTCGTCGAAAACATCCGCCAGCAGATCCTGGCGATCCACGAGGCCGACCGTCTCAGCCAGTTTCCGACGCGCGAATCGTCGCTGTGCAACTGGTGCGAGTATGCCGCGCTCTGTCCGGCCAAGCGGCACAAGCTGCTGATCGAGGCCGGCGAGGCGGACCGGGACGGAGCTCTGCGGCGGGCCTACGCCAAAGCGACCGAGTATATCGCGCGCTACGCGGCGGTCAAAGAGCTCGAGGCCGAAATGGCCGCCCTGCGGGCCGACCTCGTGCGGCTGGCCGGGGAGCTCCAGATGACCAAGTTCTCAGGTGAAGGGGGAGAGGTCGCGGTGGGGATCACGGAGGAGGAGAAGTTTGTCACCAAGACCGACAGCAGCACCGATTTCGCGAGTCTGACGGCGCTGGCGCGCGACGCCGGCCTGATCGAGTATTTCAAGCTGGACAGCGCGGCGCTGATGAAGGACGGTTACGCGAAGGGTCTGCTGCCTGCGGCGCTCAGCGCGGAGCTGAAGAAGTTCATCCGCCGGAAGCAGACGGTCACGCTGCGGGTGAAACTCGCCCGGGCCGGGGAGGATCCGGACGCACCTTCCGGCTCCCTGTAG
- a CDS encoding glycosyltransferase family 2 protein: MPESKPSKFDLAVIMPVRNEEKYVGQTLEQLYLQDFPMDRLEVVVADGGSTDRTREIVESYKTRFGALRLLDNPVRRPSSGRNIGIRNSTAPRIVVIDGHVYIPSKTLLRDVVETFDRTGADCLCRPQPLTPPDLNDLQTAIALCRGSALGHKPGSEIYADYEGEVDPTSSGAMWTRATFDRVGLFDENFDAGEDIELNFRVHRAKLKAWLNPALRVYYYPRATLPALWRQMVRYGLGRFRMSRKHGLWAPTHWLAAAGVVLCIVLFVLGFLSLAVMKLFQIVAALYLLTVIFYSLSLALRHRNLNCLLYGPLIFPTIHFGLGVGFLKGVIESYSPPPAREAGPPQ, from the coding sequence ATGCCCGAGAGCAAACCGTCGAAATTTGACCTGGCGGTGATCATGCCCGTCCGCAACGAGGAGAAGTACGTCGGGCAGACCCTCGAGCAGTTGTACCTTCAGGATTTTCCCATGGACCGCCTCGAGGTGGTGGTGGCCGACGGCGGGTCGACCGACCGCACCCGCGAAATCGTCGAGTCCTACAAGACTCGGTTCGGCGCCCTGCGGCTGCTGGACAACCCGGTGCGCCGCCCTTCCTCGGGCCGCAACATCGGCATCCGCAACAGCACCGCGCCGCGGATCGTCGTCATCGACGGTCACGTGTACATTCCGAGCAAGACCCTCCTGCGCGACGTCGTCGAAACCTTCGACCGCACCGGCGCCGACTGTCTCTGCCGGCCGCAGCCGCTCACTCCGCCCGACCTCAACGATTTGCAGACGGCGATCGCGCTCTGCCGCGGCTCGGCGCTCGGCCACAAACCCGGATCGGAAATCTACGCCGACTACGAGGGGGAGGTCGACCCGACCTCCTCCGGGGCGATGTGGACGCGCGCGACCTTCGACCGGGTCGGGCTGTTCGACGAGAACTTCGACGCCGGCGAGGACATCGAACTCAACTTCCGCGTCCACCGGGCGAAACTGAAAGCCTGGCTCAACCCCGCACTGAGAGTCTACTACTACCCGCGCGCGACTCTGCCGGCCTTGTGGCGGCAGATGGTCCGCTACGGTCTCGGGCGTTTCCGCATGTCGCGCAAGCACGGACTCTGGGCGCCCACCCACTGGCTGGCCGCCGCCGGCGTCGTCCTCTGCATCGTCCTCTTCGTCCTCGGGTTTCTCTCGCTCGCGGTGATGAAGCTCTTCCAGATTGTCGCGGCGCTCTACCTCCTCACCGTCATTTTCTATTCCCTCAGTCTCGCGCTGCGGCATCGCAATCTCAACTGCCTGCTGTACGGACCGTTGATTTTCCCAACCATCCACTTCGGCCTCGGAGTGGGATTTCTCAAAGGCGTGATCGAATCGTACTCCCCTCCGCCGGCGCGGGAGGCCGGTCCGCCGCAGTAG
- a CDS encoding PEP-CTERM sorting domain-containing protein, producing MLSNWVRWHENCWKIAQEIFTLNKNGFRMKAIIVLLAVTLVCAAQAVALPLSAPRLVDVSSIDWGAQITVADGSVGTTGQAYFTGDPRTSGSQATGTDGTGGVIIRPGNTTLPKTVTTVPEPATLVLVGLGIAGLALLRRRKA from the coding sequence ATGCTGTCGAATTGGGTCAGGTGGCACGAAAATTGCTGGAAAATTGCACAGGAGATCTTTACCCTAAACAAAAATGGGTTTCGGATGAAAGCGATCATCGTCCTTTTGGCGGTCACCTTGGTGTGTGCAGCTCAAGCGGTTGCTTTGCCGCTGAGCGCTCCACGGCTGGTCGATGTGTCTTCGATCGATTGGGGCGCCCAGATCACCGTCGCCGACGGTTCAGTCGGCACGACCGGGCAGGCGTATTTTACCGGCGACCCTCGGACGTCGGGAAGCCAGGCGACCGGTACCGACGGGACCGGCGGGGTGATCATTCGACCGGGCAACACCACGCTCCCCAAGACGGTCACGACCGTTCCTGAGCCGGCCACTCTTGTGCTTGTCGGTCTGGGTATCGCGGGCTTGGCGTTGCTTCGCCGCCGCAAAGCTTAA